The following are from one region of the Halodesulfurarchaeum sp. HSR-GB genome:
- a CDS encoding tRNA 2-thiolation protein NcsA, translating into MECDRCGRAAVIHVAYSGAHLCGTHLRQSVDRRVRRRIRSDGLLPDSATPEDPVTWLIGLSGGKDSAVLTDILAETFGDDPRVELIALSIHEGIAGYRDESLSAAESLVEDRPVTYVSTSYEREFDLRMDAVADADPWDMAPCAYCGVFRRDILSAVATEYEADLLLTGHNLDDEAETALMNIFEGDVAQMAQHYDASLAPLDAREADSPFVPRAKPLRDVPESEIALYARLSDIPAHIAECPHSSESFRGTVQDLLLELEADHPGTRHSIMSGYEELAKLAATQKRRGEHGPAGVCEECGAPTDGDRCRACELQAALE; encoded by the coding sequence ATGGAATGTGATCGGTGTGGTCGGGCGGCCGTTATTCACGTTGCGTACTCCGGGGCCCACCTCTGTGGGACGCATCTCCGCCAGTCGGTCGACCGGCGCGTGCGCCGGCGAATTCGGTCCGATGGACTGCTGCCTGACAGTGCAACCCCCGAGGATCCCGTCACCTGGCTGATCGGCCTCTCGGGCGGCAAGGACAGTGCCGTTCTCACCGATATTCTGGCCGAGACCTTCGGAGACGACCCCCGGGTCGAACTGATCGCCCTCTCGATTCACGAGGGCATCGCGGGCTACCGCGACGAGAGCCTCTCGGCCGCCGAATCGCTCGTCGAAGACCGCCCGGTGACCTACGTGAGTACCTCCTACGAGCGGGAGTTCGACCTCCGGATGGACGCGGTCGCCGACGCCGATCCCTGGGACATGGCCCCGTGTGCGTACTGTGGGGTCTTTCGCCGCGACATCCTCTCGGCGGTCGCAACCGAGTACGAGGCCGACCTGCTCCTGACGGGGCATAACCTGGACGACGAGGCCGAGACGGCCCTGATGAACATCTTCGAGGGCGACGTCGCCCAGATGGCCCAGCACTACGACGCGAGCCTGGCGCCCCTCGACGCCCGCGAGGCCGACAGTCCCTTCGTCCCCCGGGCGAAACCCCTTCGGGACGTTCCGGAGTCCGAGATCGCGCTGTACGCCCGCCTGAGCGATATCCCGGCCCACATCGCCGAGTGCCCACACAGCAGTGAATCCTTCCGCGGGACCGTCCAGGATCTCCTGCTCGAACTCGAAGCCGACCACCCGGGGACCCGGCATTCGATCATGTCGGGATACGAGGAGCTGGCCAAGCTCGCGGCCACACAGAAGCGTCGCGGGGAGCATGGGCCCGCCGGTGTCTGTGAGGAATGTGGCGCGCCGACTGATGGCGACCGCTGTCGAGCGTGTGAGTTACAGGCCGCATTAGAATAG